The following are encoded together in the Corticium candelabrum chromosome 1, ooCorCand1.1, whole genome shotgun sequence genome:
- the LOC134194503 gene encoding uncharacterized protein LOC134194503 yields the protein MPSYRSLISNLNFTNLVMHGKYTFVNFRNVFTQTSTFSNVTSSFFTLKNVSTDEIRLANVSSSHMDLVYLSAVNMKLFNVSSTSMNFTNVSAVNMSLFNVSSSNMDLVNLSAVNMNLFNVSSRHMDLVNLSAVNMNLFNVSSRYLNLVNLSAVNTNLFNVSSRHMDLVNLSAVNMNLFNVSSRYMNLVNLSAINMNLFNVSSRHMDLVNLSAVNMNLFNFSSSFMDIAKLSAVNMTVSFPASRHLSFKNVNITSLVILNMRRLSIISFINSTVNNLELEKNEIKPIISTDPSSRVNIGP from the exons ATGCCTA GTTATCGTTCTCTTATTTCTAATCTCAACTTTACCAATTTGGTGATGCACGGCAAGTATACTTTTGTTAATTTTAGAAACGTTTTTACACAGACGTCAACATTTTCCAACGTCACTTCATCATTCTTTACATTGAAGAATGTCTCTACAGACGAAATAAGATTGGCTAATGTTAGCTCAAGCCACATGGACTTAGTCTACTTGTCTGCCGTAAACATGAAATTGTTCAACGTCAGTTCAACTTCTATGAATTTCACCAACGTGTCTGCTGTCAACATGAGTTTGTTCAACGTCAGTTCAAGCAACATGGACTTAGTCAATCTGTCTGCAGTCAACATGAATTTGTTCAATGTCAGTTCTAGGCACATGGACTTAGTCAACTTGTCTGCGGTCAACATGAACTTGTTCAATGTCAGTTCTAGGTACTTGAACTTAGTCAACTTGTCTGCGGTCAACACGAATTTGTTCAATGTCAGCTCTAGGCACATGGACTTAGTCAACTTGTCTGCGGTCAACATGAATTTGTTCAATGTTAGTTCTAGGTACATGAACTTAGTCAACTTGTCTGCGATCAACATGAATTTGTTCAATGTCAGTTCTAGGCACATGGACTTAGTCAACTTGTCTGCGGTCAACATGAATTTGTTCAATTTCAGTTCATCTTTTATGGATATTGCCAAGTTGTCTGCAGTCAATATGACTGTCAGCTTTCCTGCGTCCAGACACTTGTCATTCAAGAATGTCAATATCACGTCTCTTGTCATTCTCAACATGCGTCGGTTGTCAATAATATCATTCATAAACAGCACTGTCAACAACCTTGAACTGGAAAAGAACGAAATAAAACCAATCATCTCTACTGATCCCAGCTCTCGTGTGAACATTGGACCGTGA
- the LOC134183162 gene encoding uncharacterized protein LOC134183162 isoform X1: MELPTRLAWDRASYKKAVTKGVGFRNSQQSSHDVTESRAGFERMSKSTDSSSTSDGFSQCNSNHVQITSDVLTAGSCGDNQLKRVGSVEISTCTRRQFDRRSLLLGGRMYLLFHIIPVVSASVLFWIELDIPPSQYRNGTNASSKNYEYTIDDNLINSSKASRFCHPELVMDRKGKCILPCNNFSWLPSLERQFNLRFIYFASVTFLVFAIAATIVWIKLRRALWTFPHIMPLYIVLTGSLLSIFAICFLAVDLESSYCNEMDLLLFVDNPSLLCIFAGAVTTYLHLAAFFWWTCFIFNICWVISNPLRAQNFFLSAGKIHAIQLLICWVVPACLVVLPLALYRNYSAVDYGFGTILCGTSSKWVAYVTTVIPIQISTLIIIVVMMKAGNYLYKAQTFREEMVCNYRSSFRDTHAGSSAVALDRRVQEIQQLRIKFSFVAHIYPLSVSAVLVNIGLKSMYANTILYYVEEYYTCLVSSSFHAEQCSKQYLDYQYPAFSIIALLLGKAVIILIMIFLFSQRVPRTGLWDITIGLIKRVCCKGTS, from the exons ATGGAGCTCCCTACTAGGTTAGCTTGGGACAGAGCCTCTTACAAAAAGGCAGTCACCAAGGGCGTCGGATTTAGAAATTCACAACAGAGCAGCCATGACGTTACCGAAAGCAGAG CAGGTTTTGAACGGATGAGTAAGTCTACAGACAGCAGCTCGACTTCAGATGGTTTCTCTCAATGTAACAGCAACCACGTGCAGATCACTAGTGACGTATTGACTGCAGGTAGCTGTGGTGACAATCAGTTGAAGCGTGTGGGCAGTGTGGAAATTTCCACATGTACAAGACGCCAGTTTGACAGGAGGTCACTCTTGCTTGGCGGAAGGATGTACCTTCTGTTCCATATCATTCCGGTGGTTTCTGCTTCTGTTTTGTTCTGGATAGAGTTGGATATTCCGCCAAGTCAATACAGAAACGGAACAAAC GCTTCTTCCAAGAACTATGAATATACAATAG ATGATAACTTGATTAATTCTTCAAAGGCTTCTCGATTTTGTCATCCTGAATTGGTGATGGATAGGAAGGGAAAGTGTATTCTGCCATGCAACAATTTTTCGTGGCTTCCATCGCTTGAAAGACAATTTAATCTCAGGTTCATTTATTTTGCGTCAGTTACGTTTCTTGTATTTGCTATTGCAGCAACGATAGTGTGGATCAAGCTTCGTCGTGCCTT ATGGACATTTCCTCACATTATGCCATTGTATATTGTTCTGACTGGCTCACTGCTAA GCATCTTTGCAATTTGCTTTCTTGCTGTTGACCTGGAATCAAGCTATTGCAATGAAATGGACTTACTTCTGTTCGTAGACAATCCGTCTTTACTTTGTATTTTTGCTG GAGCTGTGACTACGTACCTTCACTTGGCAGCGTTTTTTTGGTGGACATGTTTCATCTTTAACATTTGTTGGGTGATCAGTAATCCATTGAGAGCTCAAAATTTTTTTCTTTCAGCAGGCAAGATTCATGCGATTCAGTTGCTGATATGTTGGGTGGTACCAGCCTGTCTTGTGGTATTACCACTAGCTTTGTATAGAAATTACAGCGCTGTAGATTATGGATTTGGTACCATTTTATGTGGAACAAGTTCAAAGTGGGTTGCTTACGTCACCACTGTGATACCTATTCAGATAAGCACTTTGATAATTATTGTCGTTATGATGAAAGCTGGAAATTATTTGTATAAA GCACAAACATTTAGAGAAGAGATGGTTTGCAATTACCGGTCTAGTTTTAGAGATACACATGCAGGAAGTTCGGCAGTGGCATTGGATCGTCGTGTGCAAGAAATTCAACAGCTGCGaataaaattttcttttgtgGCTCACATCTATCCTCTTTCTGTGTCTGCCGTGTTGGTTAATATTGGTCTCAAATCAATGTATGCAAACACAATCCTTTATTATGTTGAAGAGTATTACACATGTTTGGTGTCGTCCTCATTTCATGCTGAACAATGTTCCAAACAATATCTTGACTACCAATATCCTGCATTTTCAATTATTGCATTACTACTGGGAAAAGCAGTGATCATTCTAATTATGATTTTTCTGTTCTCCCAACGGGTACCTCGTACTGGATTATGGGACATTACCATAGGACTGATCAAACGTGTTTGTTGCAAAGGAACTTCATGA
- the LOC134183688 gene encoding piggyBac transposable element-derived protein 3-like, with translation MIPRRIRSKETRKPPRVQLPVSLHSATGSCGNLRSCISGAASGQRQRAEQRRQLNTQLARTVELDAENGWRMIHHPTCVWEFDQQSGSRKQFRGDKGALREGVWELVVRNTNLYALNYLDALTKEDHARPWMAVTISELTTFLGCLIYMDIQDLPRLEMYWSKKEFYLQSNIASVFTLVRFEQILRFLHVSDPYTKIQHSQEGYDKLGKVRPLIDALKKLFQAEYSLSRHIAIDEAMIPLKGQISFHQYSKSKPHKYGIKVVVLSSSHNSYIYDFNVYVGKEASDDDLVVADDDVPGLADDDGDDSNEDNDGDVPAASIGSQKRVWVMFSGGD, from the exons ATGATACCGAGGAGGATACGATCGAAGGAGACGAGAAAACCACCACGCGTTCAACTTCCGGTGTCGCTGCATTCTGCTACCGGAAGTTGCGGAAATCTGAGAAGTTGCATATCAGGTGCCGCCAGCGGCCAAAGACAACGTGCGGAGCAGCGACGTCAACTCAACACACAGTTAGCAAGGACTGTGGAACTCGATGCCGAGAACGGTTGGCGTATGATCCACCATCCAACGTGCGTCTGGGAGTTTGACCAGCAGTCTGGGTCCAGGAAACAGTTCAGAGGCGATAAAGGGGCTTTGCG GGAAGGGGTGTGGGAGTTGGTAGTCAGAAACACAAATTTGTATGCACTCAATTATTTAGACGCACTGACTAAGGAAGACCATGCCAGACCATGGATGGCCGTCACCATTTCTGAGCTGACGACCTTTTTGGGTTGCCTCATATACATGGATATACAGGATTTACCTCGTCTCGAGATGTATTGGTCGAAGAAAGAGTTTTATTTACAGTCCAACATAGCAAGTGTCTTCACTTTGGTCAG ATTCGAACAAATCTTACGGTTCCTGCATGTTTCTGACCCTTACACCAAGATTCAACACAGTCAGGAAGGATATGACAAGCTAGGGAAGGTTAGACCACTTATTGATGCCTTGAAGAAGTTGTTTCAAGCAGAATACTCCTTGTCCCGACACATTGCCATTGACGAGGCAATGATTCCCTTAAAAGGTCAAATCTCGTTCCATCAG TATAGCAAGTCGAAGCCGCACAAGTATGGTATAAAAGTAGTTGTCTTGTCATCATCACACAATAGCTATATTTATGACTTCAATGTTTATGTTG GGAAGGAGGCTAGTGATGATGATTTGGTTgttgctgatgatgatgttcCTGGTTTGgcagatgatgatggtgatgacaGTAATGAAGATAATGATG GTGATGTCCCTGCTGCTTCTATTGGCAGCCAAAAAAGAGTTTGGGTTATGTTCTCAGGCGGTGATTGA
- the LOC134183162 gene encoding uncharacterized protein LOC134183162 isoform X3, which yields MELPTRLAWDRASYKKAVTKGVGFRNSQQSSHDVTESRAGFERMSKSTDSSSTSDGFSQCNSNHVQITSDVLTAGSCGDNQLKRVGSVEISTCTRRQFDRRSLLLGGRMYLLFHIIPVVSASVLFWIELDIPPSQYRNGTNASSKNYEYTIDDNLINSSKASRFCHPELVMDRKGKCILPCNNFSWLPSLERQFNLRFIYFASVTFLVFAIAATIVWIKLRRALWTFPHIMPLYIVLTGSLLSIFAICFLAVDLESSYCNEMDLLLFVDNPSLLCIFAGAVTTYLHLAAFFWWTCFIFNICWVISNPLRAQNFFLSAALYRNYSAVDYGFGTILCGTSSKWVAYVTTVIPIQISTLIIIVVMMKAGNYLYKAQTFREEMVCNYRSSFRDTHAGSSAVALDRRVQEIQQLRIKFSFVAHIYPLSVSAVLVNIGLKSMYANTILYYVEEYYTCLVSSSFHAEQCSKQYLDYQYPAFSIIALLLGKAVIILIMIFLFSQRVPRTGLWDITIGLIKRVCCKGTS from the exons ATGGAGCTCCCTACTAGGTTAGCTTGGGACAGAGCCTCTTACAAAAAGGCAGTCACCAAGGGCGTCGGATTTAGAAATTCACAACAGAGCAGCCATGACGTTACCGAAAGCAGAG CAGGTTTTGAACGGATGAGTAAGTCTACAGACAGCAGCTCGACTTCAGATGGTTTCTCTCAATGTAACAGCAACCACGTGCAGATCACTAGTGACGTATTGACTGCAGGTAGCTGTGGTGACAATCAGTTGAAGCGTGTGGGCAGTGTGGAAATTTCCACATGTACAAGACGCCAGTTTGACAGGAGGTCACTCTTGCTTGGCGGAAGGATGTACCTTCTGTTCCATATCATTCCGGTGGTTTCTGCTTCTGTTTTGTTCTGGATAGAGTTGGATATTCCGCCAAGTCAATACAGAAACGGAACAAAC GCTTCTTCCAAGAACTATGAATATACAATAG ATGATAACTTGATTAATTCTTCAAAGGCTTCTCGATTTTGTCATCCTGAATTGGTGATGGATAGGAAGGGAAAGTGTATTCTGCCATGCAACAATTTTTCGTGGCTTCCATCGCTTGAAAGACAATTTAATCTCAGGTTCATTTATTTTGCGTCAGTTACGTTTCTTGTATTTGCTATTGCAGCAACGATAGTGTGGATCAAGCTTCGTCGTGCCTT ATGGACATTTCCTCACATTATGCCATTGTATATTGTTCTGACTGGCTCACTGCTAA GCATCTTTGCAATTTGCTTTCTTGCTGTTGACCTGGAATCAAGCTATTGCAATGAAATGGACTTACTTCTGTTCGTAGACAATCCGTCTTTACTTTGTATTTTTGCTG GAGCTGTGACTACGTACCTTCACTTGGCAGCGTTTTTTTGGTGGACATGTTTCATCTTTAACATTTGTTGGGTGATCAGTAATCCATTGAGAGCTCAAAATTTTTTTCTTTCAGCAG CTTTGTATAGAAATTACAGCGCTGTAGATTATGGATTTGGTACCATTTTATGTGGAACAAGTTCAAAGTGGGTTGCTTACGTCACCACTGTGATACCTATTCAGATAAGCACTTTGATAATTATTGTCGTTATGATGAAAGCTGGAAATTATTTGTATAAA GCACAAACATTTAGAGAAGAGATGGTTTGCAATTACCGGTCTAGTTTTAGAGATACACATGCAGGAAGTTCGGCAGTGGCATTGGATCGTCGTGTGCAAGAAATTCAACAGCTGCGaataaaattttcttttgtgGCTCACATCTATCCTCTTTCTGTGTCTGCCGTGTTGGTTAATATTGGTCTCAAATCAATGTATGCAAACACAATCCTTTATTATGTTGAAGAGTATTACACATGTTTGGTGTCGTCCTCATTTCATGCTGAACAATGTTCCAAACAATATCTTGACTACCAATATCCTGCATTTTCAATTATTGCATTACTACTGGGAAAAGCAGTGATCATTCTAATTATGATTTTTCTGTTCTCCCAACGGGTACCTCGTACTGGATTATGGGACATTACCATAGGACTGATCAAACGTGTTTGTTGCAAAGGAACTTCATGA
- the LOC134183162 gene encoding uncharacterized protein LOC134183162 isoform X2, giving the protein MELPTRLAWDRASYKKAVTKGVGFRNSQQSSHDVTESRGFERMSKSTDSSSTSDGFSQCNSNHVQITSDVLTAGSCGDNQLKRVGSVEISTCTRRQFDRRSLLLGGRMYLLFHIIPVVSASVLFWIELDIPPSQYRNGTNASSKNYEYTIDDNLINSSKASRFCHPELVMDRKGKCILPCNNFSWLPSLERQFNLRFIYFASVTFLVFAIAATIVWIKLRRALWTFPHIMPLYIVLTGSLLSIFAICFLAVDLESSYCNEMDLLLFVDNPSLLCIFAGAVTTYLHLAAFFWWTCFIFNICWVISNPLRAQNFFLSAGKIHAIQLLICWVVPACLVVLPLALYRNYSAVDYGFGTILCGTSSKWVAYVTTVIPIQISTLIIIVVMMKAGNYLYKAQTFREEMVCNYRSSFRDTHAGSSAVALDRRVQEIQQLRIKFSFVAHIYPLSVSAVLVNIGLKSMYANTILYYVEEYYTCLVSSSFHAEQCSKQYLDYQYPAFSIIALLLGKAVIILIMIFLFSQRVPRTGLWDITIGLIKRVCCKGTS; this is encoded by the exons ATGGAGCTCCCTACTAGGTTAGCTTGGGACAGAGCCTCTTACAAAAAGGCAGTCACCAAGGGCGTCGGATTTAGAAATTCACAACAGAGCAGCCATGACGTTACCGAAAGCAGAG GTTTTGAACGGATGAGTAAGTCTACAGACAGCAGCTCGACTTCAGATGGTTTCTCTCAATGTAACAGCAACCACGTGCAGATCACTAGTGACGTATTGACTGCAGGTAGCTGTGGTGACAATCAGTTGAAGCGTGTGGGCAGTGTGGAAATTTCCACATGTACAAGACGCCAGTTTGACAGGAGGTCACTCTTGCTTGGCGGAAGGATGTACCTTCTGTTCCATATCATTCCGGTGGTTTCTGCTTCTGTTTTGTTCTGGATAGAGTTGGATATTCCGCCAAGTCAATACAGAAACGGAACAAAC GCTTCTTCCAAGAACTATGAATATACAATAG ATGATAACTTGATTAATTCTTCAAAGGCTTCTCGATTTTGTCATCCTGAATTGGTGATGGATAGGAAGGGAAAGTGTATTCTGCCATGCAACAATTTTTCGTGGCTTCCATCGCTTGAAAGACAATTTAATCTCAGGTTCATTTATTTTGCGTCAGTTACGTTTCTTGTATTTGCTATTGCAGCAACGATAGTGTGGATCAAGCTTCGTCGTGCCTT ATGGACATTTCCTCACATTATGCCATTGTATATTGTTCTGACTGGCTCACTGCTAA GCATCTTTGCAATTTGCTTTCTTGCTGTTGACCTGGAATCAAGCTATTGCAATGAAATGGACTTACTTCTGTTCGTAGACAATCCGTCTTTACTTTGTATTTTTGCTG GAGCTGTGACTACGTACCTTCACTTGGCAGCGTTTTTTTGGTGGACATGTTTCATCTTTAACATTTGTTGGGTGATCAGTAATCCATTGAGAGCTCAAAATTTTTTTCTTTCAGCAGGCAAGATTCATGCGATTCAGTTGCTGATATGTTGGGTGGTACCAGCCTGTCTTGTGGTATTACCACTAGCTTTGTATAGAAATTACAGCGCTGTAGATTATGGATTTGGTACCATTTTATGTGGAACAAGTTCAAAGTGGGTTGCTTACGTCACCACTGTGATACCTATTCAGATAAGCACTTTGATAATTATTGTCGTTATGATGAAAGCTGGAAATTATTTGTATAAA GCACAAACATTTAGAGAAGAGATGGTTTGCAATTACCGGTCTAGTTTTAGAGATACACATGCAGGAAGTTCGGCAGTGGCATTGGATCGTCGTGTGCAAGAAATTCAACAGCTGCGaataaaattttcttttgtgGCTCACATCTATCCTCTTTCTGTGTCTGCCGTGTTGGTTAATATTGGTCTCAAATCAATGTATGCAAACACAATCCTTTATTATGTTGAAGAGTATTACACATGTTTGGTGTCGTCCTCATTTCATGCTGAACAATGTTCCAAACAATATCTTGACTACCAATATCCTGCATTTTCAATTATTGCATTACTACTGGGAAAAGCAGTGATCATTCTAATTATGATTTTTCTGTTCTCCCAACGGGTACCTCGTACTGGATTATGGGACATTACCATAGGACTGATCAAACGTGTTTGTTGCAAAGGAACTTCATGA
- the LOC134180510 gene encoding jerky protein homolog-like, translating to MRQYLEVRCHLCAIAVGLQSACMASRRKSYTLDFKRRVVSSLTLNEGNVSATAKMHGIHRKLVQSWRKQHAELEKLATGRDTTGRKRRRLLRTPKDGSSATFPEMEVRLLEWIRSCREDDHVLLDGASVKKQAPKLYEDIYLEEPGDTFHASNGWLHRFMKRHRLSTRTVTTEGQKIPADAADKAREFIECSKWLFTYKRMRLYRNERVNFW from the coding sequence ATGCGCCAATACCTCGAGGTAAGGTGCCATCTTTGCGCAATTGCTGTCGGGTTGCAATCTGCTTGCATGGCATCCAGAAGAAAGTCGTACACATTAGATTTTAAGCGTCGCGTTGTGTCGAGCCTTACTCTAAATGAGGGAAACGTATCAGCCACAGCGAAAATGCATGGAATTCACCGTAAGCTTGTTCAGAGTTGGCGAAAACAGCACGCTGAACTCGAGAAACTCGCCACTGGGAGAGATACCACAGGAAGGAAGCGTCGGCGTCTTCTGCGAACACCTAAAGACGGGTCTTCGGCGACGTTTCCGGAAATGGAAGTGCGGCTGCTTGAGTGGATTCGCTCATGTAGGGAAGACGATCACGTACTTCTTGACGGCGCATCGGTGAAAAAACAAGCTCCTAAGCTGTATGAAGACATCTATTTAGAAGAGCCAGGAGACACATTCCATGCTTCAAACGGATGGCTACACCGATTTATGAAGCGTCATCGCCTTTCCACACGAACAGTAACAACGGAGGGGCAAAAAATTCCGGCAGATGCCGCTGACAAAGCAAGAGAGTTTATTGAATGCTCAAAATGGTTGTTCACAtataagcgcatgcgcctaTATCGGAATGAACGCGTTAATTTTTGGTGA
- the LOC134183703 gene encoding piggyBac transposable element-derived protein 3-like, translated as MIPRRIRSKETRKPPRVQLPVLLHSATGSCGNLRSRISGAASGQRQRAEQRRQLNTQLARTVELDAENGWRMIHHPTCVWEFDQQSGSRKQFRGDKGALREGVWELVVRNTNLYALNYLDALTKEDHARPWTAVTISELTTFLGCLIYMDIQDLPRLEMYWSKKEFYLQSNIASVFTLVRFEQILRFLHVSDPYTKIQHSQEGYDKLGKVRPLIDALKKLFQAEYSLSRHIAIDEAMIPLKGQISFHQYSKSKPHKYGIKVVVLSSSHNSYIYDFNVYVGKEASDDNLVVADDDVPGLADDDGDDSNEDNDGDVPAASIGSQKRVWVMLSGGD; from the exons ATGATACCGAGGAGGATACGATCGAAGGAGACGAGAAAACCACCACGCGTTCAACTTCCGGTGTTGCTGCATTCTGCTACCGGAAGTTGCGGAAATCTGAGAAGTCGCATATCAGGTGCCGCCAGCGGCCAAAGACAACGTGCGGAGCAGCGACGTCAACTCAACACACAGTTAGCAAGGACTGTGGAACTCGATGCCGAGAACGGTTGGCGTATGATCCACCATCCAACGTGCGTCTGGGAGTTTGACCAGCAGTCTGGGTCCAGGAAACAGTTCAGAGGCGATAAAGGGGCTTTGCG GGAAGGGGTGTGGGAGTTGGTAGTCAGAAACACGAATTTGTATGCACTCAATTATTTAGACGCACTGACTAAGGAAGACCATGCCAGACCATGGACGGCCGTCACCATTTCTGAGCTGACGACCTTTTTGGGTTGCCTCATATACATGGATATACAGGATTTACCTCGTCTCGAGATGTATTGGTCGAAGAAAGAGTTTTATTTACAGTCCAACATAGCAAGTGTCTTCACTTTGGTCAG ATTCGAACAAATCTTACGGTTCCTGCATGTTTCTGACCCTTACACCAAGATTCAACACAGTCAGGAAGGATATGACAAGCTAGGGAAGGTTAGACCACTTATTGATGCCTTGAAGAAGTTGTTTCAAGCAGAATACTCCTTGTCCCGACACATTGCCATTGACGAGGCAATGATTCCCTTAAAAGGTCAAATCTCGTTCCATCAG TATAGCAAGTCGAAGCCGCACAAGTATGGTATAAAAGTAGTTGTCTTGTCATCATCACACAATAGCTATATTTATGACTTCAATGTTTATGTTG GGAAGGAGGCTAGTGATGATAATTTGGTTgttgctgatgatgatgttcCTGGTTTGgcagatgatgatggtgatgacaGTAATGAAGATAATGATG GTGATGTCCCTGCTGCTTCTATTGGCAGCCAAAAAAGAGTTTGGGTTATGTTATCAGGCGGTGATTGA